A window of Leptospira licerasiae serovar Varillal str. VAR 010 contains these coding sequences:
- a CDS encoding aldo/keto reductase has product MKLRKLGKNGPEVSQVGLGCMGMSDFYGTKETRSREESIATIHEALDSGINFLNTGDFYGTGHNELLISEALKGRKNKPMISVKFGGLRSPSGAFIGYDFRPNSVKNFAAHSLTRLGVDVIDIYQASRVDPEIPIEETVGAIADLIKEGYVRYLGLSEASPENLRRAHKVHPVSALEVEYSLATRVIEKELLDTARELGVAIVPYGIVGRGLLTGKIENSLGVPDFRSNSPRFLGKNLEANLERVSLLQELAKKKGCSTAQLAIAWVLHRGEDIVPLIGSTRRASLRENLEALSVQLSPEELKTLDESFPDGAFQGDRYPSHLMQLVVK; this is encoded by the coding sequence ATGAAACTGAGAAAATTAGGTAAAAACGGCCCTGAAGTTTCCCAAGTCGGCTTAGGCTGTATGGGGATGTCGGATTTTTATGGAACAAAAGAGACCAGAAGTAGGGAAGAATCCATTGCGACCATCCATGAAGCATTAGATTCCGGGATCAATTTCCTAAATACTGGAGACTTTTACGGAACAGGTCATAACGAACTTTTGATATCGGAAGCGCTGAAAGGAAGAAAGAACAAACCTATGATCAGCGTGAAGTTCGGTGGACTTCGCAGTCCTTCCGGCGCATTCATCGGATACGATTTCCGTCCGAATTCTGTAAAAAACTTTGCGGCACATTCTCTCACTCGGCTTGGAGTCGATGTGATCGATATTTACCAGGCATCTCGGGTCGACCCGGAAATTCCGATCGAGGAGACAGTAGGCGCAATTGCAGATCTGATCAAGGAAGGATACGTGCGCTATTTGGGACTTTCGGAAGCTTCTCCTGAAAATTTGAGAAGAGCCCATAAAGTTCATCCGGTCTCCGCTTTGGAAGTGGAATATTCTTTGGCCACTCGCGTAATCGAAAAGGAACTCTTGGATACCGCTAGAGAGCTTGGGGTTGCGATCGTTCCATATGGGATCGTAGGTCGGGGACTTCTAACCGGAAAGATAGAAAACTCTCTGGGCGTTCCTGATTTTAGATCTAATTCTCCACGCTTTCTGGGAAAAAACCTTGAAGCGAATTTGGAGCGTGTGAGTCTGCTTCAAGAGCTTGCAAAGAAGAAAGGTTGCAGTACTGCACAACTTGCTATCGCTTGGGTGCTGCATAGAGGAGAGGATATTGTTCCTCTGATCGGTTCCACAAGAAGAGCGAGTCTTAGGGAAAATTTAGAAGCTCTTTCGGTCCAATTAAGTCCGGAAGAACTGAAAACCCTGGACGAATCTTTTCCGGATGGTGCCTTCCAAGGAGATAGATATCCTTCTCATTTAATGCAGCTCGTCGTTAAATGA
- a CDS encoding FAD-dependent thymidylate synthase, which yields MEHQKPIVQLLDATTEPFNLAIASARTCYSSKGILLPEDMIRSEKSLEIRDKVAKSTKKAGHLTTRQHPHFIFTLDKVSRQFVWSFLHSHPYYNSEQVSQRYVEVKKENYYIPPTLSGKQKELYLEAVESASNAYFEFVELLHPFIQDEYFLVYKARANYPEKWQQPIKKKCLEVARYLLPLGTYTYLYHSVNGLTLHRYNRLMNSFDVPEEQRLVVEEMIEKVKEIDPLYVEEMDDPIPLEETAEFKFFKDFYQDNANEYRPEAAKNFVREFDEDMDNRYSRLVSYSSNGPEVLASSVRAVLGLSKNSLNDEEAIRLVMDPSKNKHLTSTLNETTMSPLSRAMFNVHYSFKKRISHSADSQDQRHRMVPGSRPVLMSQYTGMPDYIVPKVVLKYPQLEETYRRRMDGIFKSLNRFIEAGGSTEHASYLLPNAFPVRFYESGDLLNLHHKWRARTCYNAQEEIFQASINELVDLTKVQPEIAKWIKAPCWIRLQGDIKPYCPEGDHYCGTQVWKRELDEYDRTL from the coding sequence ATGGAACACCAGAAACCAATCGTCCAGCTTTTAGACGCGACCACAGAACCATTCAACCTAGCCATAGCGTCTGCGAGAACCTGCTATTCATCTAAGGGGATCCTTCTTCCGGAAGATATGATCCGCTCTGAAAAATCCCTGGAGATTAGGGACAAGGTGGCCAAATCCACTAAAAAGGCGGGCCATCTCACCACGAGACAACATCCTCATTTTATATTCACCCTGGACAAGGTATCCCGTCAGTTCGTTTGGTCCTTTTTACATTCTCATCCGTACTATAACTCGGAACAGGTGAGCCAAAGGTATGTGGAAGTTAAAAAGGAAAATTATTATATTCCACCTACTCTTTCCGGAAAGCAGAAGGAGCTCTATCTGGAAGCAGTTGAGTCTGCGTCTAACGCGTATTTTGAGTTTGTGGAACTACTGCATCCGTTCATCCAAGACGAATATTTCCTAGTATACAAGGCTCGGGCAAATTATCCGGAAAAATGGCAGCAACCGATTAAGAAGAAGTGTCTGGAAGTAGCACGTTACCTTCTTCCTTTGGGAACCTATACTTATTTATATCATTCAGTAAACGGACTCACCCTTCATAGATATAATCGTCTGATGAATTCGTTCGATGTTCCGGAAGAACAACGCTTGGTTGTAGAGGAGATGATCGAAAAGGTGAAAGAGATCGATCCTCTTTACGTAGAGGAAATGGACGATCCGATCCCTCTGGAAGAAACTGCAGAGTTTAAATTTTTCAAAGACTTCTACCAGGACAACGCTAACGAATATAGACCGGAAGCGGCTAAAAATTTCGTAAGAGAATTCGACGAGGATATGGATAACCGTTATTCAAGGTTAGTTTCCTATTCTTCTAACGGTCCGGAAGTTTTAGCTTCTTCTGTCCGAGCAGTTTTAGGTTTATCTAAAAATTCTCTAAACGATGAAGAAGCGATCCGGCTTGTGATGGATCCTTCCAAAAATAAACATCTGACCTCTACTCTGAACGAAACAACTATGAGTCCTCTTTCTAGAGCGATGTTCAATGTGCATTATTCTTTCAAAAAAAGGATCTCTCATTCCGCTGATAGCCAGGACCAAAGGCATAGAATGGTACCCGGTTCTCGCCCTGTGTTAATGAGCCAGTATACCGGAATGCCGGATTATATCGTTCCCAAAGTAGTATTAAAATATCCTCAATTAGAAGAAACTTATAGAAGAAGAATGGACGGCATTTTTAAAAGCTTGAACCGTTTTATAGAAGCAGGCGGATCTACTGAACATGCTTCTTATCTTCTACCGAACGCTTTTCCGGTACGTTTTTATGAAAGTGGGGATCTATTAAATCTTCATCATAAATGGAGAGCAAGGACTTGTTATAATGCTCAGGAAGAAATTTTCCAAGCTTCTATCAATGAACTTGTGGATCTAACAAAGGTACAACCTGAGATCGCAAAATGGATCAAGGCGCCATGTTGGATACGTCTGCAAGGCGATATCAAACCGTATTGTCCGGAAGGCGACCATTACTGCGGGACCCAAGTTTGGAAAAGAGAATTGGACGAGTATGATAGAACTCTGTGA
- a CDS encoding M20 metallopeptidase family protein gives MKTVSPTRAEELVRYRRFIHKHPELRYEEVGTADFVSKHLQSLGYTFQSGIAKTGIVCLIDSGKPGKTLLVRADMDALPIFEENKTDYTSVHNGVMHACGHDAHTSVLMGLASELKENPSAIVPKGRVLLVFQPAEEGGQGADRMIEEGILEKYDVSAALALHVWNHIPVGKVGVVDGPMMAAVDEFQITVQGISGHGAMPQHTVDPILVGSHIVTALQSIVSRNTDPLDSCVVTVGAFHAGHAFNVISETAELKGTIRTFTKEMFDKAPDLFKRVVENTASAFGAKAIIHYERTNAPTINHPEMANIVRKASENILGPNSITEEHAKTMGGEDFSAFLMRVPGCYFFVGSMNEEKGLVHPHHSSKFDIDETSLPIGLSVMKEAIRLYLETH, from the coding sequence ATGAAAACAGTATCTCCTACAAGGGCCGAAGAACTAGTCCGATACCGCAGATTTATTCACAAACATCCCGAACTCAGATACGAAGAAGTCGGGACAGCGGATTTCGTCTCTAAACATCTCCAATCTTTAGGCTATACTTTTCAATCCGGGATCGCAAAAACAGGGATCGTTTGTTTGATAGATTCCGGAAAACCGGGTAAAACTCTTTTGGTTAGGGCTGATATGGATGCTCTTCCTATCTTTGAGGAGAACAAGACGGATTACACATCCGTTCACAATGGAGTTATGCATGCATGCGGTCATGACGCTCATACTTCCGTTTTAATGGGCCTTGCCTCCGAACTAAAAGAAAATCCAAGTGCGATCGTCCCAAAAGGAAGAGTCTTGTTGGTATTCCAACCTGCAGAAGAAGGCGGACAAGGCGCAGATCGAATGATCGAAGAAGGAATATTAGAAAAATACGATGTATCCGCTGCATTGGCGCTTCATGTGTGGAATCATATCCCTGTAGGAAAAGTGGGAGTTGTAGACGGTCCTATGATGGCCGCTGTGGATGAATTCCAGATCACTGTCCAGGGGATCAGCGGTCACGGTGCGATGCCCCAGCATACAGTGGATCCTATATTAGTAGGTTCTCATATAGTCACAGCTCTCCAAAGTATCGTGTCCAGAAACACCGACCCTCTGGATTCCTGTGTTGTCACAGTAGGCGCCTTTCATGCAGGACATGCATTCAATGTAATTTCCGAAACGGCTGAATTAAAGGGTACAATCCGAACATTCACAAAAGAAATGTTTGATAAAGCGCCAGATCTATTCAAAAGAGTCGTGGAAAATACTGCCTCCGCCTTTGGTGCTAAGGCAATAATCCATTACGAAAGGACAAATGCTCCGACGATCAATCATCCTGAAATGGCAAATATCGTCCGAAAAGCATCGGAAAATATTTTAGGTCCGAACTCTATAACAGAAGAACATGCTAAGACCATGGGCGGAGAAGATTTCTCCGCATTTTTGATGAGAGTCCCAGGATGTTACTTTTTTGTAGGCTCAATGAATGAGGAGAAGGGACTTGTACATCCGCATCATAGTTCCAAGTTCGATATAGATGAGACTTCTCTTCCGATCGGTTTGTCTGTGATGAAGGAAGCAATCCGACTTTATTTAGAAACTCATTGA
- a CDS encoding aminopeptidase P N-terminal domain-containing protein — translation MDQNIFRKRIREVQNLLKESEVLLIFAAPQKIRNRDVEYKFRQDSDYYYLTGIEEEDGVLVLRRDFSSHFALPKDKEKEIWTGIRLGKEEIKKRLELDQSFDLGEWDSKISDILTNQFTLYHFFGKDSKRDSELLELISSLNRRLREGKFGPQRWEIPNFLHEMRMLKSPEEIEKLKESSRITALGHERLFRETRVGMYEFELESILESEYLKHGAWGGGYGHIVAAGKNATILHYTTNRAKIGDNELILVDSGAEKDYYTADVTRVFPSGKKFTSEQRTIYQLVLDVQKQAILDTKQGVEFNAVHEKTVKNLTSGLMDLGLLKGNLSEIIEKGEYRRFYMHRTGHYLGMDVHDVGRYFENGKSKPMQNGLVVTVEPGLYFDPADETIPVGFRGIGVRIEDDVLVNGDSPVVLTSMIAKEVDEIEAMRS, via the coding sequence ATGGACCAAAACATTTTTAGAAAACGGATCCGAGAAGTTCAGAATCTTTTAAAAGAGTCGGAAGTCCTACTCATTTTTGCCGCTCCTCAAAAGATCCGTAATAGGGATGTGGAGTATAAGTTTAGACAGGACTCCGATTATTATTATCTGACAGGTATCGAGGAAGAAGACGGTGTTTTGGTATTACGTAGGGACTTCTCCTCTCATTTTGCTCTTCCAAAAGATAAGGAGAAAGAGATTTGGACAGGCATCCGTCTCGGAAAAGAAGAGATCAAAAAAAGATTAGAATTGGATCAAAGCTTTGATCTAGGAGAATGGGATTCCAAGATCTCTGATATTCTAACCAATCAGTTTACCTTATATCATTTTTTTGGAAAGGACTCTAAAAGAGATTCCGAATTACTCGAACTCATCAGCTCCTTGAATAGAAGATTGAGAGAAGGTAAATTCGGTCCACAAAGATGGGAGATCCCTAATTTTCTTCATGAAATGAGAATGTTAAAATCACCGGAAGAGATCGAAAAATTAAAAGAATCTTCCCGGATAACAGCTCTCGGACACGAAAGGTTGTTCAGAGAGACGAGGGTTGGAATGTATGAATTCGAATTAGAGTCCATTCTGGAATCCGAATATTTAAAACATGGTGCCTGGGGCGGAGGTTACGGCCATATAGTCGCTGCAGGAAAGAACGCAACCATTCTTCATTATACAACCAATCGCGCAAAGATCGGCGATAACGAACTCATCTTAGTAGATAGCGGAGCGGAGAAGGATTATTATACCGCAGACGTTACGCGAGTCTTTCCTTCGGGGAAAAAATTCACTTCAGAACAAAGAACGATTTATCAACTCGTATTGGATGTGCAGAAACAAGCAATCTTGGATACAAAACAAGGTGTAGAGTTCAATGCGGTTCATGAAAAGACCGTTAAAAATTTAACTTCCGGATTGATGGATCTGGGTTTGTTAAAAGGAAATCTTTCGGAGATTATTGAGAAAGGAGAATACCGCAGATTTTACATGCATAGAACAGGCCATTATCTCGGAATGGATGTGCATGATGTAGGGCGCTATTTTGAGAACGGAAAAAGTAAACCTATGCAGAACGGGCTGGTCGTAACTGTGGAACCTGGGTTGTATTTTGATCCTGCCGATGAGACAATCCCTGTCGGTTTCAGAGGGATCGGAGTTCGAATAGAGGATGACGTACTTGTGAACGGGGATAGTCCGGTGGTCCTAACTTCTATGATCGCAAAAGAAGTAGATGAGATTGAGGCCATGAGGTCTTAA
- a CDS encoding glycosyltransferase family 9 protein: protein MPENILVIQTAFLGDLILTTPLFREIKKRFPGSKMTVIVNKGTESVLEANPWIDLIIPLDKKQIKSSFFGFWNFCKELRKHNFTICISPHFSFRSSIISFLSGAKRRIGYKTAGFSFLLNERKPRLLRGPHEVDKLLSLIYSEEERKNISRQPELFWKPESVTGIQSEMKKNGLEKGNYILVSPSSVWETKRLPADKFKTVSKLLHERTGLKIVLTGGKGDTKLCEEVAQDFGINLAGKTSLPEMSYLMSGAVLLVTNDSSPIHFASAFNIPTLAAFGATIPAFGYTPLASSVFISEVNGLDCRPCGIHGGRVCPKRHFRCMLEQDTDKMVEEGIRLIKG from the coding sequence ATGCCTGAAAATATTTTAGTGATCCAAACTGCGTTCTTAGGGGACCTGATCTTAACTACTCCACTTTTTAGGGAGATCAAGAAAAGGTTTCCCGGTTCTAAAATGACTGTGATCGTGAACAAAGGGACCGAATCCGTTTTGGAAGCGAATCCTTGGATCGATCTTATCATCCCTTTGGACAAAAAACAGATCAAATCTTCTTTTTTCGGCTTTTGGAACTTCTGTAAAGAATTAAGAAAACATAATTTTACTATTTGTATTTCTCCTCATTTTTCATTTCGTTCTTCTATAATTTCATTTTTGAGCGGAGCCAAAAGGAGAATAGGATATAAGACTGCAGGATTTTCATTCTTATTGAATGAAAGAAAGCCAAGGTTGTTAAGAGGACCTCACGAGGTGGACAAACTTCTTTCATTGATCTATTCGGAAGAAGAAAGAAAAAATATTTCCAGACAACCTGAACTATTTTGGAAACCCGAATCCGTTACCGGTATCCAATCAGAAATGAAAAAGAACGGTTTAGAAAAAGGGAATTATATCCTGGTTTCTCCTTCTTCCGTTTGGGAGACAAAACGTTTGCCTGCGGATAAATTCAAAACTGTCAGTAAACTTCTACATGAAAGGACCGGACTAAAAATCGTTCTGACCGGAGGCAAAGGAGATACCAAACTTTGCGAAGAAGTAGCGCAGGATTTCGGGATCAATCTTGCGGGAAAAACTTCTCTTCCTGAAATGAGCTATTTGATGAGCGGGGCGGTCCTCCTTGTGACAAACGATTCTTCTCCAATTCATTTTGCTTCCGCATTTAATATTCCGACTTTGGCCGCTTTCGGCGCCACAATTCCTGCATTCGGTTATACTCCTTTGGCTAGCAGTGTGTTTATCTCGGAAGTGAACGGCCTAGACTGTCGTCCTTGTGGTATTCATGGGGGAAGGGTCTGTCCTAAAAGACATTTTCGTTGTATGTTGGAACAGGATACAGACAAAATGGTGGAAGAGGGAATTCGTCTAATTAAAGGATAA
- a CDS encoding thiolase family protein, with protein sequence MTSAYVLDSHLSKFGKTDSDYQSLSYDTANHLLKKNPGFVPEFLIFACMAPERYTGEIFLPAKIKEDLGLSSLFAIRSETASSSGASALHLARYLLLSGKFKRGIVIGTEVMSRLPREENNLLLGSVLSSQQRNLAMSMAQGGALTATRYLRDFGYSRKELFRLSKKLHDNGLENKIAHIQKNLSEEEYFSSPMFSSPLCLYDISPLSDGSCALLLETDPARLDKDRKKIKIIGTGHGLGQVNGVPGGLSFPASRSAFEQAYTESGKKPSDIQVAELHDAFTIFEIIAAEDAGLFSQGKALANVAEGVTDKRGRLPINPSGGLKTRGHPVGVSGLAQIAELCNFMNENDSDTALSLSIGGLGVNNFATILEAQK encoded by the coding sequence ATGACCTCGGCCTATGTGCTCGATTCTCACTTAAGTAAATTCGGCAAGACTGATTCCGACTATCAATCGCTCTCTTATGATACTGCGAATCATTTACTTAAGAAGAATCCAGGCTTTGTTCCTGAATTTCTGATCTTTGCATGTATGGCCCCCGAACGTTATACTGGAGAAATTTTTTTACCAGCAAAGATCAAAGAAGATCTAGGACTTTCTTCCTTATTCGCGATCCGTTCTGAGACTGCATCTTCCAGTGGAGCTTCCGCTCTTCATCTGGCCCGTTATCTTCTTCTATCAGGAAAATTTAAAAGAGGGATCGTGATCGGAACGGAGGTCATGAGTAGACTTCCTCGAGAAGAGAATAATCTACTCTTGGGTTCTGTTCTCTCTTCCCAACAAAGGAATCTGGCAATGTCCATGGCCCAAGGTGGGGCTTTGACTGCAACCAGGTATTTAAGGGATTTTGGATATTCCAGAAAGGAACTTTTCAGGTTATCTAAAAAACTTCACGATAACGGTCTCGAGAATAAGATCGCACATATTCAAAAAAACTTAAGCGAAGAGGAATACTTCTCCTCTCCTATGTTCTCAAGTCCATTATGTTTATATGATATTTCTCCTTTGTCCGACGGTTCCTGCGCTTTACTTTTAGAGACTGATCCGGCAAGATTGGATAAGGACCGTAAAAAAATTAAGATAATCGGTACGGGGCATGGTTTAGGGCAGGTGAACGGAGTTCCAGGTGGACTTAGTTTTCCGGCATCTAGATCCGCGTTTGAGCAAGCTTATACGGAATCCGGCAAAAAACCTTCGGATATTCAAGTCGCGGAATTGCACGATGCATTCACGATCTTTGAGATCATCGCCGCAGAAGATGCAGGCTTATTTTCTCAAGGAAAGGCGCTTGCAAACGTGGCGGAAGGTGTCACTGACAAACGAGGGAGACTTCCTATCAATCCTTCCGGAGGGTTGAAAACAAGAGGTCATCCGGTGGGAGTTTCGGGCCTTGCACAAATCGCCGAACTTTGTAATTTTATGAATGAAAATGATTCGGATACTGCATTGAGTTTGTCCATCGGAGGGCTCGGTGTAAATAATTTTGCAACTATCCTAGAGGCGCAAAAGTAA
- the bfr gene encoding bacterioferritin, with protein MKGNQEVLEILAEVLSAELTAINQYFIHAKLNKNWGYEKLASYMKKESIEEMNHADQVIERILFLDGVPDLQRYMKINVGKDIESILKNDLDVEYNAVERLNRGIEISTKNKDNGTRELLEKILVSEEEHIDWLEAQLEIIKTIGVQNYLAQQIT; from the coding sequence GTGAAAGGAAACCAAGAAGTCCTCGAAATCCTAGCGGAAGTGCTCTCCGCCGAACTCACAGCGATCAACCAGTATTTCATCCACGCAAAGTTGAACAAGAACTGGGGTTACGAAAAACTTGCTTCTTATATGAAGAAAGAATCCATCGAAGAGATGAATCACGCAGACCAAGTCATCGAGCGTATTCTCTTCCTGGACGGAGTTCCCGATCTGCAAAGATACATGAAGATCAATGTAGGTAAGGATATCGAAAGTATCCTAAAGAATGATTTAGACGTAGAATACAATGCCGTAGAACGTTTGAATCGCGGGATAGAAATTTCCACCAAAAATAAAGACAACGGCACACGTGAATTGCTCGAGAAGATCCTCGTCTCCGAGGAGGAGCATATCGACTGGCTCGAGGCCCAGCTAGAGATCATCAAAACCATTGGGGTCCAAAATTATTTGGCCCAACAAATCACCTAA
- a CDS encoding THUMP domain-containing class I SAM-dependent RNA methyltransferase, protein MSSGISSGISFELSSWQDIQGPDDLYEVAAMFPFEKLLSPGTKFRIDAATKDSLQDSRYATYRLKDAIFDRFRAQGLELPEADREEPEVLFYLRSRMNQVKLFLALHAQPLQRRGHGREGGEAPLRETLAQALLRFSGWKPGEALYDPFCGSGTLLIEAALRMRNGGWVNYKSLSRSSIFTRLFGPCKAKEEWDSKEILLFGSDISEDAIELAKKNAKEAGVADLIRWKVASAEEQDASPGFKEGKIVTNPPYGVRLGDKESVSELYSSWGESLKKNFSGSYVALVAGDPSLLGFLKLKSDKEQSVTIAKLKGKLVAYRID, encoded by the coding sequence TTGAGTTCGGGAATTTCTTCCGGGATCAGCTTCGAATTGTCCTCTTGGCAGGACATTCAAGGGCCAGACGATCTATACGAAGTTGCGGCAATGTTCCCTTTCGAAAAACTACTTTCTCCGGGCACCAAGTTCAGAATAGATGCTGCGACAAAAGATAGCCTTCAAGATTCACGTTATGCGACTTATCGCTTAAAAGACGCGATATTCGACAGATTCAGAGCACAAGGACTCGAGCTACCGGAAGCGGATCGTGAAGAGCCGGAGGTATTATTCTACCTTCGTTCCAGAATGAATCAGGTAAAATTATTCCTGGCATTACATGCCCAACCTTTACAAAGAAGAGGTCATGGAAGAGAAGGTGGAGAAGCTCCACTCAGAGAAACCTTGGCACAAGCGTTGCTCCGCTTTTCAGGTTGGAAACCGGGAGAAGCGTTATACGACCCATTCTGCGGTTCAGGTACTCTATTGATAGAAGCGGCGCTCAGAATGAGAAACGGTGGCTGGGTGAACTACAAAAGTTTGTCCAGATCCTCTATCTTCACCAGGCTGTTCGGACCTTGCAAAGCAAAAGAAGAATGGGACTCAAAGGAAATCCTACTCTTCGGTTCGGATATCTCGGAAGACGCAATAGAATTAGCAAAAAAGAATGCAAAAGAAGCCGGAGTCGCAGACTTGATCCGCTGGAAGGTTGCTTCCGCAGAAGAACAAGACGCAAGCCCCGGATTCAAAGAAGGTAAGATCGTAACGAATCCGCCTTATGGAGTCAGATTGGGAGACAAGGAATCCGTTTCCGAATTGTATTCTAGCTGGGGAGAATCTTTGAAAAAGAATTTCTCCGGATCCTATGTGGCTTTAGTGGCGGGAGATCCTTCCCTTTTGGGCTTCTTAAAACTCAAATCCGACAAAGAACAATCCGTCACCATCGCTAAGTTAAAAGGAAAATTAGTTGCCTATCGGATCGACTAA